The Acropora muricata isolate sample 2 chromosome 5, ASM3666990v1, whole genome shotgun sequence genome includes a window with the following:
- the LOC136917101 gene encoding protein FAM114A2-like yields the protein MDGKKNVDGTSSDEGESFESADEGDEGTANSNPPSATSAETANGDSTSKITADNEEDTFGKSQLKLDDNTSSETKQLEEEGVETVAQRSTDMDAQKGDIPCEDNNKVPSCTDEIQLETGVSNTIHAKKDGDHFSQNVGEDDAKESGEIKNETTQLLPEDDDRVEDRQLDESDGKLTNLGADELTDAEETQEHCQVKSEPSDDSLVEDVRPDSMAQKPAQEMQSTSGGWGWGGWTSMLSQATASVTSGLSSVIETVETSLGVPDPQEMARKVKAEEKAVKQKREEEERNTKVTGDDKDAEVKNGANESFLSSFGVSNLTNVVQTTGKELVSGGLDALEFIGKKTMGVIAEGDPGLRQKRKTLAGSGPSLSQILKEAKDASETAAAEASGEEPRPVIDLFSEFDKFQGVAHLEALEMLSRDSEAELESRILDLTEDELAAVKPLLRAVEEVFHIDDDADDDGTDGDDFKAELDENIKSLNLPFAADKLVATREKAREWIQSCVQEQDSSLGSREGLDIYSSAVSSLAELTARTVELFHKLTELLLHQGNQTVETSSLVRAQSARKMGDVVLEEISSLATQFAGCLNTAADDSPNPDFVSSLITTLYLDSSTSADYLRNSLKLLRPVMQLSSLNESSAS from the exons ATGGATGGCAAAAAAAACGTCGATGGAACGAGTAGTGACGAAGGAGAGTCTTTTGAAAGCGCAGATGAGGGAGACGAGGGAACGGCGAATTCGAATCCGCCGTCTGCCACGTCAGCTGAAACTGCAAACGGAGATTCCACGTCAAAAATCACTGCTGACAACGAAGAAGACACGTTCGGAAAATCTCAGCTCAAATTAGATGATAACACCAGTTCGGAAACCAAACAGCTTGAGGAAGAAGGTGTGGAAACTGTCGCTCAGAGAAGCACAGATATGGACGCCCAAAAAGGGGATATCCCGTGCGAAGATAATAATAAAGTGCCTTCATGCACCGATGAAATTCAACTGGAAACAGGGGTAAGTAACACGATACACGCGAAGAAAGACGGTgatcatttttcacaaaatgtgGGTGAGGACGATGCGAAGGAAAGTGGAGAGATCAAGAACGAAACAACCCAATTGCTGCCTGAAGATGACGACCGAGTAGAAGATCGTCAGCTGGACGAATCCGATGGAAAGTTAACAAATCTTGGAGCTGATGAACTCACGGATGCAGAAGAAACCCAGGAGCATTGTCAAGTCAAGTCAGAACCATCTGATGATAGCTTGGTTGAAGATGTAAGACCTGACAG caTGGCACAGAAGCCAgcacaagaaatgcaaagcACAAGTGGAGGTTGGGGGTGGGGAGGGTGGACATCGATGCTGTCACAAGCTACTGCATCAGTGACTTCGGGATTATCTTCTGTTATCGAGACAGTAGAGACATCGTTGGGTGTACCTGATCCACAGGAAATGGCACGTAAAGTAAAAGCGGAAGAAAAAGCCGTGAAGCAGAAACgggaagaggaagaaagaaacacaaaagTTACTGGGGATGACAAGGATGCAGAAGTTAAGAATG GTGCCAATGAATCATTCTTGTCCTCGTTTGGTGTATCAAATCTAACAAATGTGGTCCAGACTACAGGTAAAGAGTTAGTATCAGGTGGGCTGGATGCATTAGAGTTCATTGGCAAAAAGACAATGGGTGTTATTGCTGAAGGAGATCCtgggctgcgtcagaaaaggaAAACACTTGCAGGCAGTGGACCAAGCCTTTCTCAG ATTTTAAAAGAAGCCAAGGACGCATCAGAGACCGCAGCGGCAGAAGCCTCGGGCGAGGAACCGAGACCAGTTATAGACCTGTTTAGCGAGTTTGACAAGTTTCAAGGCGTAGCTCATTTAGAAGCTCTGGAGATGTTGTCACGTGATAGTGAGGCTGAG CTGGAATCTCGAATACTTGATTTAACGGAAGACGAACTAGCGGCCGTCAAACCTTTGCTGAGAGCAGTGGAGGAAGTCTTTCACATTGATGATGATGCGGACGATGATGGAACCGATGGGGACGATTTCAAGGCGGAACTAGACGAAAATATCAAATCTCTGAATTTGCCTTTTGCGGCAGATAAGCTCGTCGCGACACGGGAAAAGGCGCGGGAGTGGATACAATCATGCGTTCAGGAACAAGACAGTTCTCTAGGAAGTCGAGAAGGATTGGACATTTATTCTTCAGCGGTTTCGAGTTTGGCGGAACTCACGGCGCGCACGGTGGAGTTATTTCATAAATTGACTGAGCTTTTGCTGCATCAAGGTAATCAGACTGTTGAAACTTCGTCTTTAGTGCGAGCGCAGAGCGCTCGTAAGATGGGGGACGTAGTCTTGGAAGAGATTTCTTCTCTGGCGACGCAGTTTGCTGGTTGTTTGAACACCGCTGCGGATGACTCCCCCAACCCCGATTTTGTGAGTTCTCTGATAACAACATTGTACCTCGATTCGTCCACCAGTGCTGATTATCTGCGCAACTCCCTCAAACTACTCAGACCCGTCATGCAATTGTCTTCCTTGAACGAGAGTAGCGCTTCCTGA
- the LOC136917826 gene encoding ATP-binding cassette sub-family C member 4-like: protein MQTLFDKSWKYSLFMKNPKERAGIFSRLFFSWMNGFINIGNKRVLEHSDFYPLLEEDKSKPLTDKLEQAWLEEIRKSHTRERKVRLFRAMLKTLPWTDYALMGISLFIGVACNILQPLFLGLLLSLLLQPGAESQHRWLYLYTGGLCCSSLVRILVMNQYQSKVNFMGMRWRIAVIGVIYKKIYRLRLKDLARVPPGHIITLITSDAQRLDQIFQKVGYIIQGLLELVTITALIWRLVGFQAVSGIIFLIFLLAYYIGMWDVCMKLRLRIARWTERRMVIIRHIVSGIKAIKMNTWEWPYKHRVDEIRRKELQYVRQKSAILSTFATFLHTNSIVACFISLTTMIITGVELNVYNIFMVLGFIRTIRLSASSTFAAGVNFIGVTSCSLGRIQTFLELVESVYCENSYSRKRTRSKIRSFLDLTDAEMSSYLSNEDLNKISNEIKVGTSVPLYEPALAKQQSLDMPENPSADIHVTFENVSCHWGGVNKPVSLRNITFKAAAKELTFINGPTGCGKSSLLAAILGELPSTEGRISSVGKMVYVPQTPWVFTDTLRENILCGKHYNPFRYQAIINACSLHKDIDRLTDGDLTTIGNGGFILSEDFKARVGIARAAYSDADIYLLDDALSCVEPRVAEQVFSKCICGLLSKRVRILVSRQLQYVEHADQILTMRAGTIINEVTSQVMGYRSVKLQSPGEPRDRKCPKTVGFAIEEHVSEKYRTRTNLFEGEEMMGPVPCTVYWSYLRNGACLPFLVAFALFTFAVQGAMLIPDIWLLRMSESAADLALDQTSWYIYAAMVGGVFMLSIMRACFFFATTLRSSERMHQKMTASVLQAPVAFFDCNPGVLNRFSKDIGCMDELLPSIFLAAIQMVLFAISSFLLPVVLNPFAIVFGAPLVALFIIFWGYYLKAARQVRKLEISCRRPVVSHFSETLSGLLTIRTHEMQRTFIADFHGYQDSHSQGWSTNISCEGWVGLRLDMVCVALMVSVAASAFYAQLDAALAVLSLIYVLQLSHDMSQNGIKHCLEVENYMSAVDRNLACSEIEPEPGYLNEMLPPLQWPKDGRISFECASLSYSEEGARVLKDVTFTVNPGEKFGITGRQGSGKTSIINALFRMPECGGKITIDGVSINSLELQASRRAISVISKEPIIFVGSLRMNIDPFFNHTDKEIWEALEKCHLKSWVQSLPRQLYQDLVDCGAAMGPSERQLISISRALLHRSKIVITDEATSSVDYRTDRLIQELIRTRFVDCTVITIPHRLSTVIDYDRVMVLDRGKIIELDKPEVLLKKDDGYFAHLYGSQYSENKQ from the exons ATGCAAACTTTGTTTGACAAGTCATGGAAGTACTCGTTGTTTATGAAGAACCCGAAGGAACGCGCCGGCATCTTTTCGCGTCTGTTCTTCTCCTGGATGAACGGCTTCATAAACATCGGTAACAAGCGAGTGTTGGAACATAGCGATTTTTATCCTCTTCTAGAAGAAGACAAATCCAAACCTTTGACCGACAAACTCGAACAAGCATGGCTAGAAGAAATAAGAAAGTCCCATACGCGAGAACGAAAAGTGCGATTGTTTCGCGCCATGCTGAAAACCCTACCGTGGACGGATTACGCCCTCATGGGGATTTCCCTCTTCATTGGCGTCGCCTGCAACATTCTTCAACCTCTGTTCCTTGGTCTTTTGCTATCATTGCTCCTTCAACCTGGAGCTGAGTCTCAACACCGCTGGCTGTATTTATATACCGGCGGGCTCTGCTGTAGTTCGTTGGTTCGGATTTTAGTCATGAACCAGTATCAGAGCAAGGTGAATTTTATGGGCATGCGCTGGAGAATCGCTGTTATTGGCGTTATTTACAAGAAG ATTTACAGACTACGTCTCAAGGATCTTGCGCGAGTTCCACCAGGGCACATCATTACACTAATAACCAGTGATGCACAGAGACTTGATCAAATCTTCCAGAAGGTTGGATACATCATCCAAGGGCTTCTAGAACTTGTTACCATAACAGCACTGATTTGGCGCCTGGTTGGTTTCCAGGCTGTGTCCGGTATCATATTCCTGATCTTCCTATTGGCTTATTACATCGGAATGTGGGATGTCTGCATGAAACTGCGCCTTCGTATTGCGCGTTGGACCGAGCGGAGAATGGTGATCATAAGGCACATTGTATCTGGAATCAAAGCGATTAAAATGAACACGTGGGAATGGCCATACAAGCATCGAGTTGACGAAATACGCAG GAAAGAACTTCAGTATGTGCGTCAAAAGAGTGCCATCCTGTCCACGTTTGCAACCTTCCTACACACCAACTCCATTGTGGCCTGTTTCATCTCCTTGACAACCATGATCATCACGGGTGTCGAGCTCAACGTTTATAACATTTTCATGGTGCTCGGGTTCATCCGGACGATCCGACTATCCGCTTCGTCTACCTTTGCTGCCGGCGTAAACTTTATCGGCGTAACCAGTTGCTCGCTCGGGCGAATTCAAACATTCCTAGAACTCGTAGAGTCCGTTTACTGCGAAAACAGCTACAGTCGAAAGAGAACCCGCTCGAAGATTCGGTCCTTTCTCGATCTCACAGACGCCGAAATGTCTTCTTATCTTTCCAACGAGGACTTGAATAAGATCTCTAACGAGATAAAAGTCGGTACGAGTGTACCACTTTATGAGCCCGCACTCGCTAAGCAGCAGTCTCTTGATATGCCGGAGAACCCGTCAGCTGATATTCACGTGACCTTTGAAAATGTGTCGTGTCACTGGGGAGGGGTTAATAAGCCGGTTTCGTTGAGAAACATCACATTCAAGGCGGCTGCCAAGGAGTTGACGTTCATCAATGGTCCCACGGGATGCGGGAAATCTTCTTTGCTGGCTGCTATTCTTGGCGAGCTACCATCCACTGAAGGGAGAATCTCAAGCGTTGGAAAGATGGTTTACGTTCCACAAACTCCTTGGGTTTTCACAGACACTCTGAGAGAAAATATTTTGTGTGGGAAACATTACAACCCATTTCGATATCAAGCAATCATTAATGCGTGTAGCTTGCATAAGGACATCGACAGGCTAACAGACGGTGATCTTACAACCATTGGAAATGGAGGTTTTATTCTTTCCGAAGATTTTAAGGCACGCGTTGGCATCGCGAGGGCGGCCTATTCAGACGCCGATATTTACCTTTTAGACGATGCTCTGAGCTGCGTGGAACCTAGAGTCGCTGAACAAGTCTTCAGCAAATGTATCTGCGGCCTTTTATCCAAACGAGTACGAATTCTTGTGAGCCGTCAGCTGCAATACGTTGAACACGCAGATCAAATCTTGACCATGCGCGCTGGGACTATCATAAATGAGGTGACTTCGCAAGTGATGGGATACAGATCCGTGAAACTCCAGTCACCTGGAGAACCGCGCGACCGGAAATGTCCAAAGACCGTTGGATTCGCCATCGAAGAGCACGTTTCCGAGAAGTATCGCACGCGGACAAATCTGTTTGAGGGAGAAGAAATGATGGGACCTGTGCCATGTACTGTGTACTGGAGCTACCTGAGAAACGGCGCTTGTCTGCCATTCCTGGTTGCGTTTGCGCTGTTTACATTTGCTGTCCAAG GAGCAATGCTCATTCCGGACATATGGCTACTGCGCATGAGCGAATCCGCAGCTGACTTGGCATTGGATCAGACCAGTTGGTACATCTACGCTGCCATGGTGGGCGGAGTCTTTATGCTGTCAATCATGCGCGCGTGCTTCTTTTTTGCCACCACCCTGCGTTCTTCTGAACGTATGCATCAGAAGATGACGGCATCGGTTCTGCAGGCGCCAGTCGCGTTTTTTGATTGCAACCCAGGAGTTTTGAATCGCTTTTCCAAAGACATAGGATGCATGGACGAACTGCTCCCTAGCATATTCTTGGCAGCCATCCAGATGGTGTTGTTTGCAATCTCCTCTTTTCTTCTACCGGTTGTACTCAACCCGTTTGCAATTGTATTTGGTGCGCCACTCGTTGCCTTGTTCATCATTTTCTGGGGCTACTATCTCAAGGCCGCGCGCCAAGTCAGAAAACTGGAGATCAGTTGTCGTCGGCCTGTCGTGAGTCATTTCTCCGAGACTCTGAGTGGATTGTTGACAATAAGAACGCACGAAATGCAAAGGACTTTCATTGCAGACTTCCATGG TTACCAGGATTCCCACAGTCAGGGGTGGTCTACCAATATCTCGTGCGAGGGCTGGGTCGGACTTCGCCTCGATATGGTTTGTGTGGCTCTTATGGTGTCAGTAGCTGCCAGTGCTTTCTACGCGCAGCTAGATGCAG CCCTCGCAGTTCTCTCGCTGATCTACGTGCTACAATTGTCACATGACATGTCGCAAAATGGAATCAAACACTGTCTTGAGGTTGAAAACTACATGAGCGCTGTGGACCGTAATCTGGCCTGCTCTGAGATCGAGCCAGAGCCTGGCTACCTGAATGAAATGCTACCTCCACTCCAGTGGCCAAAAGATGGTCGAATCAGCTTTGAGTGCGCATCATTAAGCTACAGTGAAGAGGGAGCGAGAGTTCTCAAAGATGTGACGTTTACCGTAAATCCAGGGGAGAAGTTTGGTATTACAGGGCGACAAGGATCGGGAAAGACATCCATTATTAATGCGCTCTTTCGAATGCCGGAGTGCGGCGGCAAGATAACTATTGACGGCGTCAGTATCAATAGCCTCGAACTTCAAGCAAGTAGACGCGCCATCTCAGTCATCAGCAAGGAACCGATAATTTTCGTGGGCTCCCTTCGAATGAACATTGATCCGTTTTTTAATCACACGGATAAAGAAATCTGGGAGGCCCTAGAAAAGTGTCATTTAAAGTCGTGGGTGCAAAGCCTTCCCAGGCAGTTGTACCAGGATCTCGTGGATTGTGGCGCAGCAATGGGACCGAGCGAGAGACAGCTGATTTCTATCTCGCGGGCGCTTCTCCATCGGAGCAAGATTGTGATCACTGACGAAGCAACGTCAAGCGTGGATTACCGGACAGACAGACTTATCCAGGAGCTAATTCGCACGAGGTTCGTTGACTGCACAGTAATCACGATCCCACATCGCCTCAGCACAGTTATTGACTATGACCGCGTTATGGTTCTTGATAGAGGCAAGATTATCGAGCTAGATAAACCAGAGGTCTTGTTGAAAAAGGATGACGGCTATTTTGCTCACCTATACGGAAGTCAGTACAGTGAAAACAAACAGTAA